The DNA sequence TGACTAAGACCCTTTGACTCGCGCGCCTTTCTAACCCTCTCGTCGTAGTCGGCTGCGAGAGTGCCTATCTCGTCGAAGAGATCCTTGTTACGGCTACGGCTCTTGGTTCTGCTTTTCGACCTACTCGGTGTACTCTTGCCCTCCTGGCTCTGGCTCCCGTTTTCCTGGCTCGAAGCATCGGCTTCGCTTTCCTCGTGAAGGACGGTGCCGAACTCCTCACAGTTAGAACAGACACGTAGCTTGCTGCCCTCTATACGTATGACGCTCGGATCCTGTGTCTCGGCACCACACATCTCACACTGCAATTAGTTTCACCGACTCAGTCTACGTCTTCGAGACGTATAAATATTATCGGGCTATCTTGTCGCGGCTAATCGAGACACCACGCGGGGCTATGATGATCTGATCCTCTCCCTTCTGGACTATGTCGCCGCCGACCTCGTCGGTGACGTCCCTGAACTCCTCCATTATACGTTCAGTCTTCGACTCGTTCGACCTGAAGTAGGATATGTCGGCTACTACGAGGTCTCCGTCGTATATCAGATCCTTGACGTCCATTATCCCCTCACGTCCCGTGAGCTCTGCTATATGTACGGTCATGTCTGCGTCACCCGTCTCGCCCATCTCGTACTCTTCGAGGTCGAGCTCTACGTACTCGTTGTGAGACCCGCGACCGCCGTTCCTCGTAGATCCTTCTCCTAGAAGCTTGTCTACTATACCCATACTACGGATTTTGTACTTACTAACATTAATCCTTCGTCAGACGACTGACAGACTTCTGACAGTTCACGGCTCGAACTCCCAGATCTCGTCGCCTACGTGGTGGAGGCTCTCGACGACCTTACCCTCGTCACCCACCATGTCGTCGCCCCGTGTCAGACCGCGTCCTACCGCGAGAGGCTTGTCGTGGTTCTCCTCCTTCACGACTACGAGGTCGCCCTCCTCGATACCGTCGTCGGCTTCGACGACTCCC is a window from the Candidatus Afararchaeum irisae genome containing:
- a CDS encoding multiprotein bridging factor aMBF1, which gives rise to MQCEMCGAETQDPSVIRIEGSKLRVCSNCEEFGTVLHEESEADASSQENGSQSQEGKSTPSRSKSRTKSRSRNKDLFDEIGTLAADYDERVRKARESKGLSQEDFADEINEKVSLVRKIEKGDMRPDEKVRQKLESSLEIELTEEGVSEGDWSSEGSSDGYTLGDIVERKDS
- the sepF gene encoding cell division protein SepF; the protein is MGIVDKLLGEGSTRNGGRGSHNEYVELDLEEYEMGETGDADMTVHIAELTGREGIMDVKDLIYDGDLVVADISYFRSNESKTERIMEEFRDVTDEVGGDIVQKGEDQIIIAPRGVSISRDKIAR